A stretch of the Rodentibacter haemolyticus genome encodes the following:
- a CDS encoding DegQ family serine endoprotease, with protein MKKRHFILTSIALGLSVLGASISTQASLPSFITEQNSLAPMLEKVQPAVVTISVEGKAKTNNRSPMYDDIPEEFKFFFGDQFAEQFGNRGGGRNFRGLGSGVIINADKGYVLTNNHVINGADKINVTLQDGREFKAKLIGKDEQSDIALIQIEKPSNLTALKFADSDKLRVGDFTVAIGNPFGLGQTVTSGIVSALGRSTGSDSGAYENYIQTDAAVNRGNSGGALVNLNGELIGINTAIISPSGGNAGIAFAIPSNQANNIVQQILEFGEVRRGLLGIKGGELNADLAKVFNVNAQQGAFVSEVLPNSAAEKAGIKAGDVITAMNGQKISSFAEMRAKIATSGAGKEIELTYLRDGKSQNVKVKLQSDDGKGQHSGSVELQALDGAELTNYNAKGVKGIEITKIQPNSLAAQRGLKVGDIIIGMNRQMVESTQDLRKALEEKPSAVALNILRGNNNFYLLVQ; from the coding sequence ATGAAAAAAAGACATTTTATATTAACGAGTATCGCATTAGGTTTAAGTGTTTTAGGCGCCTCTATCAGTACACAGGCAAGCCTGCCGAGTTTTATCACCGAGCAAAACAGCCTAGCGCCAATGCTTGAAAAAGTACAGCCTGCGGTAGTCACCATTTCCGTGGAAGGCAAAGCAAAAACCAATAACCGCTCTCCAATGTACGATGACATTCCGGAAGAGTTTAAATTTTTCTTTGGCGATCAATTCGCCGAACAGTTCGGCAACCGAGGCGGTGGTCGTAATTTCCGCGGGTTAGGTTCCGGCGTCATCATAAATGCCGATAAAGGTTATGTATTAACCAATAACCACGTTATCAATGGTGCGGATAAAATTAACGTTACCTTACAAGACGGGCGTGAATTTAAAGCGAAATTGATCGGTAAAGACGAACAATCCGATATTGCGCTGATTCAAATCGAAAAACCGTCAAATTTGACCGCACTTAAATTTGCGGATTCCGACAAATTACGCGTGGGAGATTTTACGGTAGCAATCGGAAACCCATTCGGTTTAGGACAAACCGTTACATCCGGAATCGTTTCGGCTTTAGGACGTTCAACCGGTTCTGATAGCGGTGCTTATGAAAATTATATTCAGACGGATGCGGCGGTAAACCGAGGTAATTCGGGCGGTGCTTTAGTCAATTTAAACGGCGAGTTAATCGGGATCAATACAGCAATTATTTCTCCAAGCGGCGGTAACGCCGGAATTGCCTTTGCCATTCCAAGTAACCAAGCAAACAACATTGTTCAACAAATTTTAGAATTTGGTGAAGTACGTCGTGGTTTATTGGGGATTAAAGGCGGTGAATTAAATGCTGATTTAGCAAAAGTATTCAACGTGAATGCACAGCAGGGCGCTTTTGTGAGTGAAGTTTTACCGAATTCCGCCGCAGAAAAAGCAGGCATTAAAGCCGGTGATGTTATCACCGCGATGAATGGGCAAAAAATCTCAAGCTTTGCGGAAATGCGCGCTAAAATCGCCACTTCCGGTGCAGGCAAAGAAATTGAATTAACCTATCTGCGTGATGGCAAATCACAAAATGTGAAAGTCAAATTACAATCGGATGACGGTAAAGGACAACATAGCGGTAGCGTTGAATTACAAGCCTTAGACGGTGCAGAATTAACCAATTACAACGCTAAAGGTGTTAAAGGCATTGAGATAACGAAAATTCAACCGAACTCTCTTGCGGCACAACGCGGTTTGAAAGTTGGTGATATTATTATCGGAATGAACCGTCAAATGGTGGAATCAACCCAAGATTTACGTAAAGCTCTGGAAGAAAAACCTTCGGCAGTCGCATTAAATATCTTGCGTGGCAATAACAATTTCTACTTGCTGGTGCAATAA
- a CDS encoding YhcB family protein, translating to MQVWTTEMWLAAGIGLIVGVIIGYLILRFTKGSVKHQVQTEVELKTVKAQLEAQNEQLEKHFSESAELFKTLIGDYQKLYRHYANSSDTLLGKNPKGLFTQQLITATDKPQEEAPKDYSEGSSGLLKTDKENH from the coding sequence ATGCAAGTATGGACAACTGAAATGTGGCTGGCTGCCGGTATCGGCTTAATCGTCGGAGTGATTATCGGCTACTTAATTTTACGTTTCACCAAGGGTTCAGTGAAACACCAAGTACAAACGGAAGTCGAACTCAAAACAGTAAAGGCTCAACTTGAAGCTCAAAACGAGCAGCTCGAAAAACATTTTTCCGAAAGTGCGGAATTATTTAAAACCCTTATCGGCGATTATCAAAAGCTCTATCGTCACTATGCAAATTCTTCCGACACCTTGCTTGGTAAAAATCCAAAGGGGTTATTCACCCAGCAATTGATTACGGCGACGGACAAACCGCAGGAAGAAGCTCCGAAAGATTATTCGGAAGGCTCTTCGGGATTATTAAAGACAGATAAAGAAAATCATTAA